One genomic segment of Chloroflexota bacterium includes these proteins:
- the rsmG gene encoding 16S rRNA (guanine(527)-N(7))-methyltransferase RsmG — MTHRRDPLPTDVEASPALPERFHETIAEGLLSMGLTLDPAVLQAISDHVRLLLAWTEAINLTAIRDPVAVARDHVLDSLTAIPLLRRHGAAPILDLGSGGGFPGLPLALALGSERALLVESVGKKARFLATVIDALGLRPRVAVAATRIETLAADRHHRAHWPILTARAVGPLAELIELAAPLATTGGVLVAWKRRRDPTGFAEPTGRGGRIDGSLVGTAGEFDAARRSADLLGFAEPVVHPVHLAGLGDHVLVVVDKIAATPPGYPRDPALRKRRPW, encoded by the coding sequence GTGACCCACCGCCGCGACCCGCTCCCGACGGACGTCGAAGCATCGCCGGCCCTGCCGGAGCGCTTCCACGAGACCATCGCCGAGGGCCTCCTGTCGATGGGCCTGACGCTCGACCCGGCGGTTCTCCAGGCGATCTCCGACCACGTGCGGCTCCTCCTCGCGTGGACGGAGGCGATCAACCTCACCGCGATCCGCGACCCCGTCGCGGTGGCCAGGGACCACGTCCTCGACAGCCTCACCGCGATCCCGCTCCTGCGGCGGCACGGCGCGGCGCCGATCCTCGACCTCGGGTCCGGCGGCGGATTCCCGGGCCTGCCGCTCGCACTGGCCCTCGGCTCGGAGCGAGCCCTGCTCGTGGAGTCCGTCGGCAAGAAGGCACGCTTCCTCGCGACCGTGATCGACGCACTCGGCCTGCGCCCACGGGTCGCCGTCGCCGCGACGCGCATCGAGACCCTCGCGGCGGATCGCCATCATCGAGCCCACTGGCCGATCCTCACCGCCCGCGCGGTCGGGCCGCTCGCCGAGCTCATCGAGCTCGCCGCGCCGCTCGCCACCACCGGTGGCGTGCTCGTCGCCTGGAAGCGGCGGCGAGATCCGACCGGGTTCGCGGAGCCTACCGGGCGAGGCGGCAGGATCGACGGATCGCTCGTCGGAACGGCGGGTGAGTTCGATGCCGCGCGACGGAGCGCGGACCTGCTCGGCTTCGCCGAGCCGGTCGTTCACCCTGTCCACCTCGCGGGCCTCGGCGACCACGTCCTCGTGGTCGTCGACAAGATCGCTGCGACGCCGCCCGGTTACCCGCGCGACCCCGCGCTGCGCAAGCGACGCCCGTGGTGA
- a CDS encoding metal-sensitive transcriptional regulator, whose product MTGTERRSRPTPPPAADFRHSYSKDKSLLARRLSRMEGQVRGIARMIEREEYCVDILQQTAALRAAVDALSILVLEDHVQGCVRTAAERGEADAYVDEVMDVVRRTLGRPVRAGRPA is encoded by the coding sequence ATGACCGGAACCGAACGACGCAGCAGGCCCACCCCGCCACCCGCCGCGGATTTCCGCCACTCCTACTCGAAGGACAAGTCGCTGCTCGCGCGGCGACTGTCGCGGATGGAAGGACAGGTCCGTGGGATCGCCCGGATGATCGAGCGGGAGGAGTACTGCGTGGACATCCTCCAACAGACCGCTGCGCTTCGGGCAGCGGTCGACGCCCTGTCGATCCTCGTCCTCGAGGATCACGTCCAGGGGTGTGTCCGCACCGCCGCGGAGCGCGGGGAGGCGGATGCGTACGTGGACGAGGTCATGGACGTCGTTCGACGGACCCTCGGGCGGCCGGTCCGGGCGGGCCGACCGGCCTGA
- the hpt gene encoding hypoxanthine phosphoribosyltransferase — MRETTDLRADVAEVLVSEDRIRARVAELGRQISADYAGRRLTLVSVLKGSLPFMADLMREIDIPLRIDLMEVSSYGGSTTESTGLVRILKDLSATIADEHVLLVEDIIDTGLTLNYLLRYLRGKGPQSLRICTLLDKPARRLVEIPVDYTGFTIPDQFVVGYGLDYGEIYRNLRFVGVLRPEVYGAAE; from the coding sequence ATGCGCGAGACCACCGACCTGCGGGCCGACGTGGCCGAGGTCCTCGTCTCCGAGGACCGGATCCGGGCGCGGGTCGCCGAGCTCGGCCGCCAGATCAGCGCGGACTATGCCGGTCGCCGTCTCACCCTCGTCAGCGTGCTCAAGGGATCGCTCCCGTTCATGGCCGACCTCATGCGCGAGATCGACATCCCGCTCCGGATCGATCTCATGGAGGTGAGCTCCTACGGCGGAAGCACGACCGAGTCGACCGGCCTCGTGCGCATCCTCAAGGACCTCTCGGCGACCATCGCCGACGAGCACGTGCTCCTCGTGGAGGACATCATCGACACCGGCCTCACCCTCAACTATCTCCTCCGCTACCTCCGCGGCAAGGGTCCACAGTCGCTCCGGATCTGCACGCTCCTCGACAAGCCGGCGCGCCGGCTTGTCGAGATCCCCGTGGACTACACCGGTTTCACCATCCCGGATCAGTTCGTCGTTGGCTACGGGCTGGACTACGGCGAGATCTATCGGAACCTCCGCTTCGTGGGCGTCCTTCGTCCCGAGGTGTACGGAGCGGCCGAGTGA
- a CDS encoding ABC transporter ATP-binding protein, producing the protein MLVLDRVHTYYGHIHALQGVSITIGRGEIVTLIGANGAGKTTTLKTISGLLHPRAGSVTFEGRDISRTAAHHLVRDGIGHAPEGRRIFPRLSVLENLQMGAFTRDQKTIGPDIERVFTLFPRLRERTHQLGGTLSGGEQQMLAIGRALMSQPRVLLLDEPSLGLSPILVQQVFDTIREINALGTTVLLVEQNALQALNIAHRGYVLQTGTIALEGPARSLIADPMVRKLYLGED; encoded by the coding sequence ATGCTCGTCCTCGATCGTGTCCACACCTACTACGGCCACATCCACGCCCTGCAGGGTGTCTCGATCACGATCGGGCGAGGCGAGATCGTCACCCTCATCGGCGCGAACGGCGCCGGCAAGACGACGACGCTCAAGACGATCAGCGGGCTGCTCCATCCGCGTGCCGGATCGGTCACGTTCGAGGGGCGGGACATCAGTCGGACCGCGGCCCATCACCTCGTCCGGGACGGAATCGGCCACGCCCCGGAGGGCCGCCGGATCTTTCCGCGCCTCAGTGTCCTCGAGAACCTGCAGATGGGCGCGTTCACCCGCGACCAGAAGACGATCGGACCGGACATCGAACGCGTCTTCACCCTGTTCCCGCGACTCCGCGAGCGGACGCATCAGCTCGGCGGGACCCTGTCGGGCGGAGAGCAGCAGATGCTCGCCATCGGCCGGGCATTGATGAGCCAGCCGCGGGTGCTCCTCCTCGACGAGCCGTCGCTCGGGCTTTCACCGATCCTCGTCCAGCAGGTGTTCGACACGATCCGCGAGATCAACGCGCTCGGCACGACGGTCCTCCTCGTCGAGCAGAACGCGCTCCAGGCACTGAACATCGCCCATCGCGGCTACGTCCTCCAGACCGGGACGATCGCACTCGAGGGTCCGGCGCGCTCGCTCATCGCCGACCCGATGGTCCGGAAGCTCTACCTCGGCGAGGACTGA
- a CDS encoding MerR family transcriptional regulator translates to MTSRAERDPARPVYVISVAASIVSVHPRTLRIYEDEGLLCPARTPSNNRLYSEDDIRRVLWIRHLTRDRGVNLAGIRLLFELEERLGTRVLEALFDEGMADRARTADGDRPDRTDP, encoded by the coding sequence ATGACCTCGCGCGCGGAACGAGACCCGGCGCGGCCCGTCTACGTCATCAGCGTGGCGGCCAGCATCGTCAGCGTTCATCCGCGGACCCTGCGGATCTACGAGGACGAGGGTCTCCTCTGCCCGGCGCGGACACCGAGCAACAACCGGCTCTACAGTGAGGACGACATCCGACGGGTCCTCTGGATCCGCCACCTGACCCGCGACCGGGGCGTCAACCTGGCCGGGATCCGCCTCCTCTTCGAATTGGAGGAGCGACTCGGGACTCGAGTCCTCGAGGCGCTCTTCGACGAGGGGATGGCGGACCGGGCCAGGACCGCCGACGGCGACCGACCGGACCGCACCGACCCGTGA
- a CDS encoding TrkA family potassium uptake protein: MFVLVVGGGKVGYYLAKELVEAGHEVVLLEKDRARADQIADEIGSIVLAHDGCEGKYLGEAGANRADIVAAVTGDDEDNLVICQMAKHHFDVPRTIARVNNPKNESLFKHLGVDEIISPTRMILGSIEQDIPVHELLHLGTLGGSDLELIEAPLQAGSPAIGRSPNDLTIPEGCALFAVVRAGRAMPLRADMTLAVGDKVIAIGRAECEAALHSQLMGETEAVGG, from the coding sequence ATGTTCGTGCTCGTCGTGGGTGGCGGCAAGGTGGGCTACTACCTGGCCAAGGAGCTCGTGGAGGCCGGTCACGAGGTGGTCCTCCTCGAGAAGGACCGAGCGCGGGCCGATCAGATCGCGGACGAGATCGGTTCGATCGTGCTCGCCCACGACGGCTGCGAGGGCAAGTACCTCGGCGAGGCCGGGGCGAACCGGGCCGACATCGTCGCCGCGGTGACGGGCGACGACGAGGACAACCTCGTGATCTGCCAGATGGCGAAGCATCACTTCGACGTCCCGCGCACGATCGCCCGCGTGAACAATCCGAAGAACGAGTCCCTGTTCAAGCACCTCGGCGTCGACGAGATCATCAGCCCGACCCGGATGATCCTCGGCTCGATCGAGCAGGACATCCCGGTCCACGAGCTCCTCCACCTCGGCACCCTCGGCGGGTCGGATCTCGAGCTCATCGAGGCGCCGCTCCAGGCCGGCTCGCCCGCCATCGGCCGGTCGCCGAACGACCTGACGATCCCCGAGGGATGCGCGCTGTTCGCCGTCGTCCGGGCCGGGCGGGCGATGCCGCTCCGCGCGGACATGACGCTCGCGGTCGGCGACAAGGTCATCGCGATCGGGCGCGCAGAATGCGAGGCGGCCCTCCACAGCCAGCTCATGGGCGAGACCGAGGCGGTCGGCGGCTGA
- a CDS encoding metallophosphoesterase family protein, whose amino-acid sequence MLLAILSDIHANRAALEAVLAAAGPVDGIRVLGDIVGYGPDPDAVVELLANRGATGVRGNHDLAALDGEGVDWFNPDARAAIEWTRHTIGETTRSWLAALPERLVDGPFTLVHGSPRDPTWEYIVDAGIAGENLVHLATRHCLFGHTHIPLAFLRHEDGMRELPAASSPLTLDERTAFVNPGSVGQPRDGIRAASWLLLDTAGPTVTWRRTPYDIAATQAAMRSAGLPPRLIARLDRGA is encoded by the coding sequence ATGCTCCTCGCGATCCTCTCCGACATCCATGCGAATCGCGCCGCTCTCGAAGCCGTCCTCGCCGCTGCGGGACCCGTCGACGGGATCCGGGTCCTCGGCGACATCGTCGGCTACGGACCGGATCCCGACGCCGTCGTGGAACTGCTCGCCAACCGCGGGGCGACCGGCGTGCGCGGCAATCACGATCTGGCGGCCCTCGACGGCGAGGGGGTCGACTGGTTCAACCCGGACGCTCGGGCGGCGATCGAATGGACGCGGCACACGATCGGCGAGACGACCCGCTCCTGGCTCGCGGCTCTCCCGGAACGCCTCGTCGACGGACCGTTCACCCTCGTCCACGGGAGCCCCCGAGATCCCACCTGGGAGTACATCGTGGACGCCGGCATCGCCGGCGAGAACCTCGTCCATCTCGCGACCCGGCACTGCCTCTTCGGCCACACGCACATCCCGCTCGCGTTCCTGCGGCATGAGGACGGGATGCGCGAGCTCCCGGCGGCGAGCAGCCCGCTGACACTCGACGAGCGGACCGCGTTCGTCAACCCGGGCAGCGTCGGACAACCGCGGGACGGCATCCGGGCGGCGAGCTGGCTCCTCCTCGACACTGCCGGACCCACGGTGACGTGGCGACGGACCCCGTACGACATCGCCGCCACGCAGGCAGCGATGCGATCGGCCGGCCTCCCTCCACGGCTCATCGCCCGGCTCGACCGAGGCGCCTGA
- a CDS encoding TrkA family potassium uptake protein, which translates to MKAVIVGCGRVGAVVAESFDRAGHQVIIIDRSTAAFDKLDSSFKGEAVRGDGTDEDVLRRAGAEGADLFLALTEGDNRNTMSAQLALEALGAQRVVAKINDPLRADAYADLGIATICRTDLMLDAILDFAGLPNGGPRGVLRPKGTHPGGTHHEPAPATGAATTEG; encoded by the coding sequence ATGAAGGCGGTCATCGTCGGCTGTGGCCGCGTCGGCGCGGTCGTCGCCGAGTCGTTCGATCGAGCCGGCCATCAGGTGATCATCATCGACCGTTCGACCGCGGCATTCGACAAGCTCGACTCCTCGTTCAAGGGGGAGGCAGTCCGGGGCGACGGCACGGACGAGGACGTGCTCCGCCGCGCCGGAGCCGAAGGGGCGGACCTGTTCCTCGCGCTCACCGAGGGCGACAATCGGAACACCATGTCCGCCCAGCTCGCGCTCGAGGCACTCGGGGCGCAGCGCGTCGTCGCCAAGATCAACGATCCGCTCCGGGCCGACGCATATGCCGACCTCGGCATCGCCACGATCTGCCGGACCGACCTGATGCTCGACGCGATCCTCGATTTCGCCGGGCTTCCGAACGGCGGACCGCGGGGCGTGCTGCGCCCGAAGGGGACCCACCCGGGCGGCACGCATCACGAACCGGCGCCCGCGACCGGCGCCGCCACGACGGAGGGCTGA
- a CDS encoding universal stress protein, protein MSDHEPQTAIRCAVVALNGGPSDPRIVRLAIDLARPSKSILVGVHVVEIDWTLPLDADVAGRSEDTQRVLDLAEQIADHARYRIEPVLLQARDVGAALVDEATERSADLLILGLPYRKRFGGDFAIGRTIPYVLKNAPCAVWVVRDPIPEEGP, encoded by the coding sequence GTGTCCGACCATGAACCGCAGACCGCCATCCGGTGCGCCGTCGTCGCTCTGAACGGCGGGCCGAGCGACCCCCGGATCGTCCGGCTGGCGATCGACCTCGCCCGCCCCTCGAAGTCGATCCTCGTCGGCGTCCACGTCGTGGAGATCGACTGGACCCTCCCGCTCGACGCGGACGTGGCCGGTCGGTCGGAGGACACCCAGCGCGTCCTCGACCTCGCCGAGCAGATCGCCGATCACGCCCGCTACCGGATCGAACCGGTGCTCCTCCAGGCCCGGGATGTCGGCGCGGCGCTCGTCGACGAGGCCACGGAGCGGTCCGCCGACCTCCTCATCCTCGGCCTGCCGTACCGCAAGCGGTTCGGCGGCGACTTCGCGATCGGGCGGACCATCCCGTATGTCCTGAAGAACGCCCCGTGCGCCGTGTGGGTCGTGCGGGACCCCATCCCCGAGGAGGGACCATGA
- the lon gene encoding endopeptidase La has product MPLVALRETVIFPEMIVPLQVGREKSVNALNAAVAAGGPIALVTQRRAEQEEIEKPDELYAIGTLAKIAQVVQLQDGTVRAIVQGQRRIRVVSFTQTAPYLAATIEELPDGIPDGVEVEALMRSVQAQIEQYVANGAPVPPEAAVAARNITDPGLLADMVAYSPDMTTEQRQELLETVDVIERLKLVSGFLARQVEILELKGRIQSEVKSEMDKTQREYILREQLKAIQRELGEDDPQQAEIGELRDKVEAAGMPDEIKARAIKEIDRMSRIPSASPEVGVIRTYVDWLVGLPWNVATTDLLDIKQAAKVLDEDHYGLEKIKDRILEYLAVRTLADQIRSPILCFVGPPGVGKTSLGKSIARAMGRKFVRMSLGGIHDEAEIRGHRRTYIGALPGRVIQNIKTAGSNNPVFMLDEVDKIGMDFRGDPSSALLEVLDPEQNNTFQDNYLEVPFDLSRVLFIATGNLLDPIPAPLRDRMEIIHLPGYTQKEKVGIARRFLIPKQMENHGLKTKHIDITDEALLELVQAYTHEAGVRNIEREIANIMRKVARTVAEGRKRKTVVDLRKLDEYLGPPRFEYGELEREDQIGSATGLVVTEVGGDVVAVEVTIMEGKEDFILTGQLGEVMRESARAALSWIRSHAAALGIERETFEKNTLHIHVPAGATPKDGPSAGVTMATAMVSAFTGIPVRKDVAMTGEITLRGRVLAIGGLKQKTLAAHLSGAKTVIIPKKNEKDLRDIPDEIRKQIRIIPVETAEQVLEAALRRRPTPLVPKTPKAASDERGGGTTAEDGGHVRRPNFPPSDQPPVMVEPPARRAIRAPTGGRRRYD; this is encoded by the coding sequence ATGCCGCTCGTCGCCCTCCGCGAGACGGTCATCTTCCCGGAGATGATCGTCCCGCTCCAGGTCGGCCGCGAGAAGAGCGTCAACGCACTCAACGCCGCCGTCGCGGCGGGCGGACCCATCGCCCTCGTCACGCAGCGCCGCGCTGAACAGGAGGAGATCGAGAAGCCGGACGAGCTGTACGCCATCGGGACGCTCGCCAAGATCGCCCAGGTGGTCCAGCTCCAGGACGGCACCGTGCGGGCGATCGTCCAGGGCCAGCGCCGCATCAGGGTCGTCAGCTTCACCCAGACTGCCCCGTACCTCGCGGCCACGATCGAGGAGCTCCCGGACGGCATCCCCGACGGGGTCGAGGTCGAAGCCCTCATGCGATCGGTCCAGGCGCAGATCGAGCAGTACGTCGCGAACGGGGCGCCCGTCCCGCCGGAGGCGGCCGTCGCCGCCCGGAACATCACGGATCCGGGGCTCCTCGCGGACATGGTCGCCTACAGCCCGGATATGACGACGGAGCAGCGCCAGGAGCTCCTCGAGACCGTCGACGTCATCGAGCGCCTCAAGCTCGTCAGTGGCTTCCTCGCCCGCCAGGTGGAGATCCTCGAGCTCAAGGGCCGGATCCAGTCCGAGGTCAAGTCCGAGATGGACAAGACCCAGCGGGAGTACATCCTCCGCGAGCAGCTGAAGGCGATCCAGCGCGAACTCGGCGAGGACGATCCGCAGCAGGCCGAGATCGGCGAGCTCCGCGACAAGGTCGAGGCCGCCGGCATGCCGGACGAGATCAAGGCCCGGGCGATCAAGGAGATCGACCGGATGAGCCGCATCCCGTCGGCGAGCCCGGAGGTCGGCGTCATCCGGACGTACGTCGACTGGCTCGTCGGGTTGCCGTGGAACGTCGCGACGACCGACCTCCTCGACATCAAGCAGGCCGCGAAGGTCCTCGACGAGGACCACTACGGCCTCGAGAAGATCAAGGATCGGATCCTCGAGTATCTCGCGGTCCGGACGCTCGCCGACCAGATCCGCAGCCCCATCCTCTGCTTCGTCGGACCGCCCGGCGTCGGCAAGACGAGCCTCGGCAAGAGCATCGCCCGGGCGATGGGCCGCAAGTTCGTCCGGATGAGCCTTGGCGGGATCCACGACGAGGCGGAGATCCGCGGTCACCGCCGGACGTACATCGGCGCTCTGCCCGGACGGGTGATCCAGAACATCAAGACCGCCGGATCGAACAACCCGGTCTTCATGCTCGACGAAGTCGACAAGATCGGGATGGACTTCCGGGGCGATCCGTCGAGCGCGCTGCTCGAAGTCCTCGACCCGGAGCAGAACAACACCTTCCAGGACAACTACCTCGAGGTCCCCTTCGACCTGAGCCGCGTCCTGTTCATCGCGACCGGAAATCTGCTCGACCCGATCCCGGCCCCGCTTCGGGACCGGATGGAGATCATCCATCTGCCGGGGTACACCCAGAAGGAGAAGGTCGGGATCGCTCGCCGGTTCCTCATCCCGAAGCAGATGGAGAACCACGGCCTCAAGACGAAGCACATCGACATCACCGACGAGGCGCTCCTCGAGCTCGTCCAAGCGTACACCCACGAGGCCGGCGTCCGAAACATCGAGCGCGAGATCGCGAACATCATGCGCAAGGTGGCGCGGACCGTGGCCGAGGGTCGCAAGCGGAAGACCGTGGTCGACCTGCGCAAGCTCGACGAGTACCTCGGGCCACCGCGCTTCGAGTACGGCGAGCTCGAGCGGGAGGACCAGATCGGCTCGGCGACCGGTCTCGTCGTCACGGAGGTCGGCGGGGACGTGGTCGCCGTCGAGGTGACGATCATGGAGGGCAAGGAGGACTTCATCCTCACCGGCCAGCTCGGCGAGGTCATGCGCGAGTCCGCCCGGGCAGCCCTGTCGTGGATCCGCAGCCACGCGGCGGCCCTCGGGATCGAGCGCGAGACGTTCGAGAAGAACACCCTCCACATCCATGTCCCGGCTGGGGCGACGCCGAAGGACGGCCCGTCGGCCGGCGTCACGATGGCGACCGCCATGGTGAGCGCGTTCACCGGCATCCCCGTCCGCAAGGATGTCGCCATGACCGGCGAGATCACCCTCCGAGGGCGTGTCCTCGCGATCGGCGGGCTCAAGCAGAAGACGCTCGCGGCCCACCTCTCGGGAGCCAAGACCGTCATCATCCCGAAGAAGAACGAGAAGGACCTCCGCGACATCCCCGACGAGATCCGCAAGCAGATCCGGATCATCCCGGTCGAGACGGCCGAGCAGGTCCTCGAGGCGGCGCTTCGTCGCCGTCCGACCCCCCTCGTGCCGAAGACACCGAAGGCGGCGTCCGACGAGCGCGGCGGCGGGACGACGGCCGAGGACGGCGGGCATGTCCGCCGTCCGAACTTCCCGCCGTCGGATCAACCGCCCGTCATGGTCGAGCCACCAGCGCGACGGGCGATACGCGCACCGACCGGCGGCCGGCGACGGTACGACTGA
- a CDS encoding APC family permease: MTGGRRPLKGRKIADRRLRVDRPHAAYFRYTGQGSLVAKEAASRPLTPAGRIVARVKAVALGRPLSNEEEIGERLAKKKALAIFSSDAISSSAYATEEILRVLIVAAAAGALAYSIAVSVAIAVMLTVVSISYRQVCRAYPSGGGAYIVARENLAPMAGLIAAAALLIDYVMTVAVSTASAIQQIQSVVPQAYDYRIEIAFVSISLITIGNLRGLRESGNIFAVPTYLFVGLALLIVAVGLSRIVGGTAAPMLPQPGAVQPGTEALGLFLLLKAFAGGSVALTGVEAIANGVPAFKPPEAKNAANTMISMAVILGVIFIGLTIIAHAYAIVPSQDNSGGPTVVAIIAATALGLNSPLFILFQASTALILFLAANTSFNAFPRLAAILAADGYMPRQFSFRGDRLAYSWGIVLLAAVAFGLLVIFNGDTHALIPLYSVGVFVCFTLSQTGMVRHWRRVREAGWRWRALVNAFGGVLTAVVLAVVVAVKFRDGAYLVVILIPVLVSLMLFINRQYAASRRQLALRPDQVIGPPHRAERVVIPIPTLNRAVVQAVNVGRSISDDVRAVYISDAPDDAAAMRAEWDRRVPGVPLVVVESPYRALVGPLIAYLDVLDRGGASDHDAPITFIVVPEYVARNWWERILYNQSSKRLRKALLGRPNTVVVNVPYRREDAASFDHQPGEAPDTVEP; the protein is encoded by the coding sequence ATGACCGGCGGCCGACGCCCGCTCAAGGGGCGGAAGATCGCGGACCGACGCCTGCGGGTGGACCGACCCCACGCGGCCTACTTCCGGTACACGGGCCAGGGGTCGCTCGTCGCGAAGGAGGCAGCGAGCCGGCCGCTCACGCCAGCCGGTCGGATCGTCGCCCGGGTCAAGGCCGTCGCACTCGGCCGCCCGCTCTCGAACGAGGAGGAGATCGGCGAGCGCCTCGCGAAGAAGAAGGCCCTCGCGATCTTCAGCTCCGATGCGATCTCCTCGTCCGCCTACGCGACGGAGGAGATCCTCCGCGTCCTCATCGTCGCCGCCGCGGCGGGAGCCCTCGCCTACTCGATCGCGGTCTCGGTGGCCATCGCCGTCATGCTCACCGTGGTCTCCATCTCGTACCGACAGGTCTGTCGCGCCTACCCCTCGGGAGGCGGCGCCTACATCGTCGCGCGTGAGAACCTCGCCCCGATGGCCGGCCTCATCGCGGCCGCCGCCCTGCTCATCGACTATGTCATGACGGTGGCGGTCTCGACCGCGTCGGCGATCCAGCAGATCCAGTCGGTCGTGCCACAGGCCTACGACTACCGGATCGAGATCGCCTTCGTGTCGATCTCGCTCATCACGATCGGCAACCTGCGCGGCCTCCGGGAATCGGGAAACATCTTCGCCGTCCCGACGTACCTGTTCGTGGGCCTCGCGCTGCTCATCGTCGCGGTCGGGCTCAGCCGGATCGTCGGCGGCACCGCCGCCCCGATGCTTCCGCAGCCGGGGGCCGTCCAGCCGGGCACGGAAGCGCTCGGCCTGTTCCTCCTCCTCAAGGCCTTTGCGGGCGGCTCCGTCGCCCTCACCGGCGTGGAGGCCATCGCCAACGGGGTGCCCGCCTTCAAGCCCCCCGAGGCGAAGAACGCAGCGAACACGATGATCTCGATGGCCGTCATCCTCGGCGTCATCTTCATCGGCCTGACGATCATCGCCCATGCCTATGCGATCGTGCCGAGCCAGGACAACAGCGGCGGTCCGACCGTCGTCGCGATCATCGCCGCCACCGCCCTCGGTCTGAACAGCCCACTGTTCATCCTGTTCCAGGCGAGCACAGCCCTCATCCTGTTCCTCGCCGCGAACACGAGCTTCAACGCGTTCCCGCGACTCGCCGCGATCCTCGCCGCGGACGGCTACATGCCGCGCCAGTTCAGCTTCCGGGGCGACCGGCTCGCCTACAGCTGGGGCATCGTCCTGCTGGCCGCCGTCGCGTTCGGCCTCCTCGTCATCTTCAACGGCGACACCCACGCGCTCATCCCGCTGTACTCGGTCGGCGTCTTCGTCTGCTTCACGCTCTCGCAGACCGGGATGGTCCGCCACTGGCGCAGGGTCCGCGAGGCGGGCTGGCGGTGGCGAGCGCTCGTCAACGCGTTCGGCGGCGTCCTCACGGCGGTGGTCCTTGCCGTCGTCGTCGCGGTGAAGTTCCGCGACGGCGCGTACCTCGTCGTCATCCTCATCCCCGTCCTCGTCAGCCTTATGCTCTTCATCAACCGACAGTACGCCGCGTCGAGGCGCCAGCTCGCACTCCGCCCGGACCAGGTGATCGGACCGCCACATCGCGCGGAACGGGTCGTCATCCCCATCCCGACCCTCAACCGGGCAGTCGTCCAGGCCGTCAACGTCGGCCGTTCCATCAGCGACGACGTCCGGGCGGTCTACATCTCGGACGCCCCGGACGACGCGGCTGCGATGCGGGCGGAGTGGGATCGGCGAGTCCCGGGCGTTCCGCTCGTCGTCGTCGAGTCTCCGTACCGGGCGCTCGTCGGTCCGCTCATCGCCTACCTCGACGTGCTGGACCGAGGCGGGGCGTCCGATCATGACGCACCGATCACGTTCATCGTCGTCCCCGAATATGTCGCCCGCAACTGGTGGGAGCGGATCCTTTACAACCAGTCCTCCAAGCGTCTTCGCAAGGCCCTCCTCGGTCGACCGAACACGGTCGTCGTCAACGTCCCCTACCGGCGCGAGGACGCGGCGTCGTTCGACCACCAGCCCGGGGAGGCGCCGGATACCGTCGAGCCCTGA